The genomic interval CCCAGGGCCCCTGCTCTCCCGAGGGCGGCTGGGCCAGCATGACCAGACGGCCCGTGCCAATGGCGTGACCGCTCTGGTGCGCGATGACGTGGTAGGCGTTCGCGTCCTCCGCGTCACGCTCGATGCCCTCGGGGACGTGCTGCTCCTCGATGAACACCACCTCGCGAATGGCGAGCGCCTGCATGAGCTCCGCCTCATCCAGAATCTGGGTGACGGTAACGGGCGCGGTTGTTTCCGTGGGACTGGCCATGTCGAGGGCAAGGTACACAAAAGGGAGCGAGGTCAACAGGCGGAAAAGCACCCGGACATGTCAAGCACCCCGCCGTCCATCAAACCCCGCCTGTTCGTCAGCCGCCCACCCCCGCCGCCTCTCACTTCCTAACTCCAATCGCACTCTTCCGTTCCTACCTGCCGGGTTCACCTCACGCTCCACCGTCGGGGCCGGACGTCGGCGGTGCCTCGGTCCCCTCGCTTCCCCGCTCGTTCCGCAGCCGTGGCCCTTCCGTCTGATGCGCGGTGCGCGTGCCCCGCGTGACTTCCCCGCGCGGGCCCGCATCGCGATGAGGAGAAGGAGCCCCTGCGCTTCGGTTCGATGGTCGTGGACCGCGACGTGCGCCTCCAACCTCGCGCGCGCCGCGCGACGCGACATGCACGACGGCCGCATGGCGTTGGGCGCGTCGCCGCCGGGAAGAGACACATCCCCCCGCGCCGAGGCTCTCCGCGAGCAGCCTGGAGTGATAGGCTCCCGGACGTATGCGCACTGCCCCCCTGCTCGCACTTGCCCTGGGCCTGCTGGCCGGCCCCGCCATGGCTCAGCCCGAGTTCTTCTTCGGCACGGGTGAAGCCCCTGTCTTCCGCGAAGAGAGCGTGGACAAGCGCTTCCTCCGCACTCGCCTGTACCAGGCGCTGGACCAGGGCACCGCCGATGCGAACTGCGCACAGGTGGTGGGCGCGTTCCTGACGCTGCTCGGCGAAGTGGGCACCCAGTTCCACAAGCGTGACGAGAACTTCATGTTGGACCCCGCGCTGGTGCAGGCCCTGGGGACCCAGCTCGTCACCGAGCGCTTTCCCGGCAACAGCTACTTCGTCGCGATGGTTCGCCGGGTGCTCATCGACAAGAAGCTCCGCCCCGAATGGCTCCAGACCGCGGAGTCGCTTCTCCCCTACTACCCAGCAATCGGCGTGGACCGGCTTCGCTTCCTCGCCGATGGCGTGAAGCCCGTGGACAGCTTCCTCCTCACCCTGCCCGTCCTGCGTGAGCGCTATGCCGAGGAGGTCACCCGCGTCAACTCGGTCGCCGTCTCCACCGCCGAGGCCCTGTTCCGCGACAACTACCTGGACCACGAGCTGGCCTTCAGCGGAATGGAACTTGTCGACGTGAAGCTGGAGAAGCCCAAGAAGAAGCGCCTCAAGAAGGGCGAAGAGCCCGAGCCCGAGCGCATGGTGGCCCGGCTCACGTGGATTGAGCCCGAGCTCGAGTCGACCTCGATGTACGAGTTCAAGTTCGGCAAGCCGCGCAAGCGCGAGCGCGTGGAAATCGTCGCGACGCTCCAGGACAAGCAGTACGCCGACCTCAACAAGCTGCTCAAGGGAAGCCGGGTGCTCGTGCGGGGTCGCTTCTGGGAGTACAAGAAGGGGCTGTCCACCGTCGAGATTCGCGACGCGCTCCTCTTCCCGGAGCGCGACTGGGCTCGCATCGGAACCCTCGTCGAGCCGATGGCGCTGGCCTCGTGCCCGCTGGCCATCAACGACTTGACGGGTATCGCGCCCATCCAGCCTGGCGCGTTCGGCAAGAATCGCTGAGCCGCCAACGCCATCCCGCACGGGAGCCTCGTTCCCGGCGGATGGACGGTCTCCACCACACTTCGTGGCGGTGGAGCCCTGGCATGTCGACTGCTTCGTCCCTCGCTCGAACCTGAACGAGGGATGGGATGAAAGTCGACGCGGAGTCCTCTGCAGACAGCCACGCCACCACCCGAGACCGCCCGGATGGGGAGCGCTTCCAGCGCACCCTCCAGGAAGCCTCGGCGCGAAGAACTTCGCCGCCTGCATCCAGGCAGCCCCTCGCATCCGCACACAGGGCCACGCCACACCGCCCCACGCGAGCGGACGGACTGCCGACAGCAAAAGCAAGCACCCTGACCGTCGCCTCGTCCCGTGGGGCGCTGTCCAGCCCGGAGAACCTCGCCACCACCCGCAAGGCCATGCATGTGGAGTCCCAGCGACTGGGGACCGTACGTGTCGAGGCGCAGGCCTCGGGTCAGGAGCGAACGGAGCAGCGACTCTCGGACCTGTTCCTCCGGGAGCTCTCCCTCAGGGAACCCGGCTTGCGCCAGCTCGCACCGAGGGACACGAGGCAGGAGCTGACTCCCACTCCCTTGGATTCCTCCGCCCGGCCGCCGGCGCCCTCCGAGGGCTCGACTTCGGAGGCTCGGACAGCGACGACCGGTGCTGACGCGGCCTCCCCTGGTGAGCTCGCTCCCGCGTCCCACGTCGGGTCGGCCGTGGAGCTCATCGAGCGCATCGAGGTCTTCATGAAGTCGCAGCGGCCCGCGATGAGCATGAGCGTCCGGGGAACACTGAACGCCACCGTTGAGGTGGAGCGCACGGGCCCCCGGGAAGTGGTGCTGCGCATCCAGGGCCGAACGGGCCCCGTCCCCACCGAGGACGTCGCTCGGCTGAGAGATGCACTGGAAGCCCGCGGGCTGCGGCTTCGCGCGCTGCATGCCGGGTGACACGAATGCCAGGAACGACGAAGACCCTCTCGCCCCTGGAGGGTGAGAGGGCCTTCTTGAGCCTCACAGGCGCACCAGGCGCCTCGGGCCTACTTGCCGGGCGAGGTGTCCAGCAGGTCGCGCTTGTTTTCCTTGGCCTTGTACTCCTCAGCCTCGGGAAGCTGCGTCTTCTTCTCCGCGATGTTCGGCCACTTGCCGGCGAAGTCCGCGTTCAGCGCCTTGTACTCCTTCCATTTCCCCGGGAGTTCCGTCTCCGGGAAGATGGCCTTGGTGGGGCACACGGGCTCGCACGCGCCGCAGTCGATGCACTCGTCGGGGTGGATGACCAGGAAGTTCGCACCCTCGTAGAAACAATTGACCGGGCAGACCTCCACACAGTCAGTGTACTTGCACTTGATGCAAGGGTCCGCGACGACGTAGGCCATGAAAGCTCTCCTCTAGAAATCTTCAGCGCGTCCGTGGGCGCGCAGACTAATGGTTCGTTTCAGGGATGGCACCCTGAATTTGTACGACGTGTGCGGCGGATGTCGCTATCGGCCGAGCAACCCCTGGGCCCGAAGCTGCTCGGCGATGAGGATGGACCCGCGCGCGGCGCCCATCTTGGTGTTGTGGGAGACGAGCACGTACTTGAAGCCGTTCTCCAGCACACCATCCTCGCGCACCCGCCCCACCGTGGTGGCCATGCCCCCGTGGGTCTCCCGGTCCAGCCGGGGCTGGGGACGGAACGGGTCGTCCAGCACCTCAATCCAGCGCGGGGGGGTGGACGGCAGGTCGCGCGCCACCTCGGCGCCCCGCCACTCGCGCATCGCCTGGATGACCTCGGCCACCGTGGCCTTGGTTCCCAAGGACACGAAGACCGACTCCGTGTGGCCCTCGATGACCGCCACGCGGGTGCACGTGCAGGAGACGCGGATGTCGTGGGGCGTCAGGGCCGAGCCCCCGGCATTGAGCGAGCCGAGGATCTTCTTCGTCTCCACCTCGACCTTCTGCTCCTCCTTCGGGATGTAGGGGACGACGTTGTCGAGGATGTCCATGCCGATGACTCCCGGGGAGCGCCCCGCACCGGAGATGGCCTGGAGGCTGGTCATCAGGACGGCCTTCACGCCGAAGCGCTCGGCCAGTGGCGCCAGCGTCACCGCCAGGCCCGTCGTCGTGCAGTTGGGGCTGGGGACGATGAAGCCCTTCCAGCCGCGCCGGCGCTGCTGCTCGCGCACGAGCGGCGCGTGCGAGGCATTCACCGGGGGGATGAGCAGCGGGACGTCGTCCTCGTACCGGAAGGCGCTGGCGGCGGAGAACACGGGGATGTCCTTGGCCAGCCGAGGCTCCAGCTCACGCGCGACGTCCGCCTCCACGGCGGAGAACACCAGGTCGTAGTCCTGGGCCTTGAGCGCGTCGCCACTCACCACCGGCATGCGCGCCACTTCGGGCGCGAGCGGCTCGGGGACGAACCACGCGGTCATCCCGTTGGAGGTGCGCAGAGCGTCCCCGTAGGATTTACCCGCCGAGCGAGGCGACGCGGCCAGGCCGGTCAGCTCGATGAACGGGTGATTCCTGAGGGCGGCGATGAACTGCTGGCCCGCGAGTCCAGTGGCGCCAATGAGGGCAGCACGAAGCTTTGCCATAGGGACGGTTCTCCAAGGGAGGAAGTCCGCCGCTCCATACACCCTTTGCCAACGCACCGCATCCACGGAACCTCAGCGAGGCACCGCGACCTGCGGACGGGCGTGGCGCTCGGTCGGGTAGCCCCCTCGAATCCAGGCCGGGAGCCCTCCATCGAGGCATACCGCCTCCCGTCCGTGCATCCGCAGCAGGCGGCAGACGCGGCGAACGTCGGAGCCGTCCTGTGCGCCACCACACAGGACGATGAGCTCGTCATCGGGAAGCATGCGGTGTTCCCGGGCGACCTCACCGGGACTCATCCTCAGTGCGCCGGGGATGTGCAGGTCATGGTGTTCCCATTCAGAGGAGGTGCGACAGTCGATGACCAGCAGCTCATCATCGCCCAGACGCAGGTACAGCTCGGTACACAGGATGGTGGGCTCCACGAAGACCTCCGCGGGGGCTCTCGGGGCTCAACCCCGGCCATCGCGTGTCTCTTCCATCCCGTCCGGACGCCTGCCCCTCCCCGCGCGCCCCCGGGCTTAGGGGCGCTACAAGCCCAGCTGCTTCGCGATGATGTCGTTCATCACCTCGCTGGTCCCTCCCCCGATGGGGCCCAGGCGAGCATCCCGCCAGTGCCGCTGGATGTCGTACTCCATCATGTAGCCCGCGCCCCCATGGAGCTGGAGGCACTCGTCGGCAATCCGGCAGGCCGTCTCCGTGGCCACCTTCTTGGCCATGGACGTCTGGGCCACCGCCCACTCCCCCGCCACGTGCAGGCGCAGCGCATGGTAGGTGAGCTGGCGTGCACACTCGCGGGCGGTGAACAGGTCCGCCAGCTTGTGCCGGACCACCTGGAGCTGGCTGAGCTGCTGGCCAAAGGCGCGGCGCGACTTCACGTGCTCGACGACCCGCTCCAGCATGTCCTCCATGGCGCCCACGGCCCCCAGCGCGAGCGACAGGCGCTCCCACTGGAAGTTGCCCATGATCTGCGCGAACCCCTGGTTCTCCACGCCCAGCAGGTTCTCCGCGGGGATGCGGCAGTCCTCCAAGAAGAGCTCCGCGGTGTCCGAGGCCCGCCACCCCAGCTTCTTCAGCTTCCGCCCCACCGTGAAGCCGGGGGTGCCCTTCTCCACCACCAACATGGACAAGCCCTTGTGGCCAGCGGCGACATCCGTCTTCACCGCCAGCACCACGAAGTCCGCGCGAACACCGTTGGTGATGTACGTCTTGGAGCCATTGACGACGTAGTGCCCACCGTCGCGCCGCGCCGTGGTGCGCAGTCCCGCCACATCCGAGCCCGCGTCGGGTTCAGTGATGCCGAGCGCGCCAATCTTCTCGCCTCGAATCGCCGGGGCCAGCCAGCGGTGCTTCTGCGCCTCCGTCCCGAACAGATTCAGGGGACCGGTGGAGATGGTGAACTGAGCCCCCAGCCCCGCGGACACTCCGCCCGAGCCACACCGGCCCAACTCCTCCAGGAGCACGGCCTCGTAGAGCGCCCCCGCGTCAGTGCCCCCGTACTCCACGGGATACTTCAGGCCCAGGAACCCCAGCTCGCCAAAGCGCGTGAAGAGCTCCCGAGGGAACTCCTCCGCCTCCTCCCACGCCTGCACGAAGGGGAGAATCTCCTTCTCCACCACCGCCCTCACCGTGCGGCGAAAGGACTCGTGCTCCTCCAGGTACAGCCCATGGCCATGCAGCATCAGCGAACCCCTCGGTGCGAAACGGCACGCCATGCCCCGCGGGGCGGCGCGCGGCCTTCGCGCGGAATGGTAGCGGCATCCACCGCTCTGCCGCTTCCGTTGAATCCTTGACCGGGTGGCGCCGGGCTGCGTATAAACCCGGCCCCAAGCTCATGGCGCCATAGCCAAGTGGTAAGGCAAAGGTCTGCAAAACCTTCATTCCCCGGTTCGAATCCGGGTGGCGCCTCATCAAAAGAAAAGGCCCGATGCGGAAAATCACTCCGCATCGGGCCTTCTCTTTTTCGCGGGTGTGAGGCGCACCCTGGCAGGCAGTCGCTCACGCGTGCCCTGCCCCAGGGCTCACCAGGTCAGCAGCCCACTTCCACCGCGCCGATGTCGGGGGCTCCACCGCAGAAGGGCAGGCCCACGTCGACTCCCTTGTCCACGGCATCAGCGCTAGGGCTGAACGCATCACCCAGGCCCGGAGGACCGCTGATGGAGGACGAATCCCCCGTGGAGGCCTTGAACTGCTCGGGGCTCACCACCACGCCATTGCGCTTGAACTGACCGCTGGGCGCGATGAGGTTGTGGTCCAGCTTCATGCCCGGCGCCTGCCCCCCGAGGTCGACGACGACGGTGCCGTCGATGATGTTGTTGCGCACCACGGGCGCCTGCGTGGGGCCCCCCGTGCCGTGGCCGACGACGAGGGCCGTCTTCGTGGAGGTGACGGTGTTGTTCACCACCACGGTGCCCTTGGAGTTCTCCAGGCGGATGCCGGTGCCTTCCCCGCCCGCGTTGTTCGACATGTTGTACACGCGGTTGCGCCGCACGACGATGCCCGTGGGCACGGGGCCCGTGTGGTTGCCACCCACGGAGATACCCTTGGCGCCGTCGTAGATTTCGTTGTCCTCCACCAGCACGTTGCTCGCGGAGTAGTGCACCACCACGACATCCCCCTTCGCCGTGCTCGTCGGGCGGAACTGGTGCATCCGGTTGTTGCGGATGACCACGCCGTAGCAGGTCTTGATGTCCACCGCGTTCTCCCGGTTGCCGTAGAAGTGGTTGTTCTCCACGAGCAGCCCGTCCGCCGGCGGCAGCGAGCTGAAGCCCTCGGGCCCCAGGCACTGCACGGAGTCACCCGAGTTGTCGTGGATGTCGTTGTTGCGGACGGTGATGTCCTTGGACGTGGGCTGCACGACGACGCCGTGC from Myxococcus stipitatus carries:
- a CDS encoding acyl-CoA dehydrogenase family protein — its product is MLHGHGLYLEEHESFRRTVRAVVEKEILPFVQAWEEAEEFPRELFTRFGELGFLGLKYPVEYGGTDAGALYEAVLLEELGRCGSGGVSAGLGAQFTISTGPLNLFGTEAQKHRWLAPAIRGEKIGALGITEPDAGSDVAGLRTTARRDGGHYVVNGSKTYITNGVRADFVVLAVKTDVAAGHKGLSMLVVEKGTPGFTVGRKLKKLGWRASDTAELFLEDCRIPAENLLGVENQGFAQIMGNFQWERLSLALGAVGAMEDMLERVVEHVKSRRAFGQQLSQLQVVRHKLADLFTARECARQLTYHALRLHVAGEWAVAQTSMAKKVATETACRIADECLQLHGGAGYMMEYDIQRHWRDARLGPIGGGTSEVMNDIIAKQLGL
- a CDS encoding GNAT family N-acetyltransferase, which produces MASPTETTAPVTVTQILDEAELMQALAIREVVFIEEQHVPEGIERDAEDANAYHVIAHQSGHAIGTGRLVMLAQPPSGEQGPWGQVGRMAVLQAHRKAHVGSLLLTSLEQEARRRGVKGIMLHAQLYALEFYKKHGYTEMGTVFLEGGIDHLEMRKRF
- a CDS encoding right-handed parallel beta-helix repeat-containing protein, with product MRIFKGNFLKQKTPVAALATSLFMLGSAAHGASLPPIGVQPVPDTPVAALPDHADHAAIATPSDQPGVQAQPLAAAANKSFSREWVVSPSGNDGGDGSADRPLRTLNKAVSMAGPGEVIRVQGGTYAERVIIGANAKAGTPEAKITLQGEGGARIIPGPGTGGMVQVRRPHWVIDGFNIDVQRQPLFAVTFEGNVTGSTLVNSELRDGGGGAAVTTFNKATGAVIENNHIHGFVKNSGNKDSHGVVVQPTSKDITVRNNDIHDNSGDSVQCLGPEGFSSLPPADGLLVENNHFYGNRENAVDIKTCYGVVIRNNRMHQFRPTSTAKGDVVVVHYSASNVLVEDNEIYDGAKGISVGGNHTGPVPTGIVVRRNRVYNMSNNAGGEGTGIRLENSKGTVVVNNTVTSTKTALVVGHGTGGPTQAPVVRNNIIDGTVVVDLGGQAPGMKLDHNLIAPSGQFKRNGVVVSPEQFKASTGDSSSISGPPGLGDAFSPSADAVDKGVDVGLPFCGGAPDIGAVEVGC
- a CDS encoding rhodanese-like domain-containing protein, encoding MEPTILCTELYLRLGDDELLVIDCRTSSEWEHHDLHIPGALRMSPGEVAREHRMLPDDELIVLCGGAQDGSDVRRVCRLLRMHGREAVCLDGGLPAWIRGGYPTERHARPQVAVPR
- the fdxA gene encoding ferredoxin FdxA, yielding MAYVVADPCIKCKYTDCVEVCPVNCFYEGANFLVIHPDECIDCGACEPVCPTKAIFPETELPGKWKEYKALNADFAGKWPNIAEKKTQLPEAEEYKAKENKRDLLDTSPGK
- the asd gene encoding aspartate-semialdehyde dehydrogenase; protein product: MAKLRAALIGATGLAGQQFIAALRNHPFIELTGLAASPRSAGKSYGDALRTSNGMTAWFVPEPLAPEVARMPVVSGDALKAQDYDLVFSAVEADVARELEPRLAKDIPVFSAASAFRYEDDVPLLIPPVNASHAPLVREQQRRRGWKGFIVPSPNCTTTGLAVTLAPLAERFGVKAVLMTSLQAISGAGRSPGVIGMDILDNVVPYIPKEEQKVEVETKKILGSLNAGGSALTPHDIRVSCTCTRVAVIEGHTESVFVSLGTKATVAEVIQAMREWRGAEVARDLPSTPPRWIEVLDDPFRPQPRLDRETHGGMATTVGRVREDGVLENGFKYVLVSHNTKMGAARGSILIAEQLRAQGLLGR